A region of the Candidatus Tiamatella incendiivivens genome:
TAGAGGCTCCCGTCGAGGTTAAAGTACATACACCTTATGGGGAGCCGAGTGACTTCATCACTGTAGGGAAGATAAGTGGAGTCAGGGTAGCATTCCTACCTAGGCACGGTAGAGGCCATAGAACACCCCCTCATACGATTAACTACAGGGCGAACATGTGGGCACTGAAGAATCTTGGTGTAAAATGGATTCTCAGCGTCTCCGCCGTAGGTAGCCTAAGAGAGGACTATAAACCAGGCGACCTTGTTATACCTAGTCAGTTCATTGACTTGACGAGGAATAGGCTCTACACGTTCTTTGACGGCCCAGTAACAGTCCATGTTAGTATGGCTGATCCCTTCTGCGAAGATCTGTCAAATAAAGTACATGATACAATCAATGAGCTAGGCTATGGTGTACATTACGGTGGTACATATATTTGCATTGAAGGGCCGAGGTTCTCGACAAGAGCGGAGAGCAGAGTGTGGAGGGAGGTATTCAAAGCCGACATTATAGGCATGACTCTAGTGCCAGA
Encoded here:
- a CDS encoding S-methyl-5'-thioadenosine phosphorylase yields the protein MVFNLKRPEGVEARVGIIGGSGIYDPGTLEAPVEVKVHTPYGEPSDFITVGKISGVRVAFLPRHGRGHRTPPHTINYRANMWALKNLGVKWILSVSAVGSLREDYKPGDLVIPSQFIDLTRNRLYTFFDGPVTVHVSMADPFCEDLSNKVHDTINELGYGVHYGGTYICIEGPRFSTRAESRVWREVFKADIIGMTLVPEVNLACELELCYTTLAMVTDYDVWADHPVTAGEVERIMKSNVEKARNVIIKLVPKLTGDPDTDKCSCCNSLKHAVV